CCATGGGAGCCAAGATCGACGTGCTCAATCGGCGCGATCAAGCCGGTGAACCGGTGGCGGATCTTCGTGTCAGGTCGGCTGGGCTGAAGGGTGTGGCGGTTGGTCCTGAACTCATCCCGCAGACGATCGACGAATTCCCGATCCTCTGTGTGGCGGCGGCGGTTGCGGAAGGTGAGACGACGATCTCCGGCGCCGAAGAGCTCCGTGTGAAGGAAAGCGACCGTATTGCCACGATGAGTGCCGAGCTGAAAGCCATGGGAGCTCAGATCACAGAACAGCCTGACGGTATGGTGATCCGAGGGCTGGGACAGGCGGGAAAGAATGGCCGGTTGGTCGGCACGATGAAAGGGCAAAGCCATGGCGACCATCGCGTGGCGATGTCGTTGGCCATCGGTGGGTTAACGGCGAGTACTCCCACAGCTGTCGCGGAAACGGGCTGCGTGGATACCTCGTTCCCGAATTTCGAGCGCACCCTGGCGAGCTTGTTGACGGCATAGGCCTGAGGGCTATAATACGGCTCTTTTGGCTTGAGGAGGCAGGTAGCGGCAGTGATCATTGCGATTGATGGACCAGCCGGCGTGGGGAAAAGTACGGTTGCTCGGCAGCTGGCGTCGAGGCTGGGCTATCTCTATCTTGATACGGGAGCGCTCTATCGGGCGGTAGCTTGGAAGACGCTGCGGAGCGGAATCGATCCGTCGCATCAGGAGCAGGTGACGGCCCTGCTTCCATCCCTCTCGATTCAGATGTTGTTTCAAAACGGTGCGATGCTGGTATTGGTCAACGATGTGGATGTCACGAATGAATTGCGTACGCCCGACGTGACGGCAGCGGCCTCTATCGTCTCGGCGATCCCTGCCGTCCGCGAATGGCTCTTGCCGGTGCAACGCCAAATCGGGCAGCGCGGCTCGGTCGTGGCTGAAGGCCGTGACATCGGGACCAAAGTGTTTCCTTCAGCGCCGGTGAAATTCTTTCTTGAGGCAGACGCGACCGTGCGGGCCGAGCGTCGCCATCGCGAGCTGGTGGCTGCCGGCCATGGCGGGCCGATGGAGAAGACCTATCAGGATTTGTCCGGTCGCGACGAACGGGATCGAACGCGCGCGGTCGCGCCGCTCGTGCCCGCAGCCGATGCGCGATTGATCGATACCTCGTCGTTGCGGATTGAAGATGTGGTGGAGCAGATGCTGGCGGTGGTTGCGGCGATCTCGTGAGCGGGTTGGTCTACGGGATCCTCTGGGTCTTGGTGCGAGTCTCCGCAGCGGTCTTGTTTCGGTACAAAGTGGAAGGGACGTTGCCGCGGACCGGCGGAATACTCATTGCGGCCAATCACGCCAGTTACGTCGATATTCCGCTTCTGGGTTGCGGGATGAAGCGGCGGGCCTGGTATCTCGGACGCAACGACTTGTTTCCTGTGCCGGTGCTTAACGGGATTTTGCAGCGGCTTGGCTGGATCCCGCTCCGACCGGGCCGGTTAGACCGGGAGGCGTTCGGGAAAGCGATCAGCCTGATTCAGGCCGGTAAGGTCGTGGTGATCTTTCCGGAAGGCGGACGCAGTCACGATGGCCATTTGCGGCAGCCGAAATCGGGCATCGGGGTGATCGTTTCGCAGACCGGTTGTCCGGTGGTGCCAGCCTATTTGAAAGGGACATTCGACGTCTTGCCGACCGGTGCCAGGTGGCCAAGGTTTCGGCAGGTGACGGTGAAGCTGGGAGACCCGCTGACTTTCGAGAGCGGGCATCCCAAAGAACACGATAAGGGAGATGCCAAGCGATTTTACCAACAGGTCAGCCGCACGGTGATCACGCATATCGCCGCCCTCGGAAATGTTCCTCCTCCCATGGTGGGACATGAAGGCGGGCGAGTGTCACCGGAGCCGCCGACTACCGGAGCTCGCAACGCTGAGTGAGCCCGGTTTTTTCACCATCAGCACCCGGCCCATGCCGGAGGATTAGGATCTGTCCATGAGTACCGCATCAACAGGGAATGAACCGAAGTTAGACCGCGCCGCGTTGGCCGCCCTCTATGAGGAGACCTTCCGTAATCTTGAGGAGGGCACGATCACCGAAGGCCGCGTAGTGGCATTGACGAAGGATAAAGTCGTCGTCGATATCGGCTACAAGTCCGAGGGCATGATTCCGAGCGATCAATTCTCGCCGGATGATCTCCAGGCGCTCAAGGTGGGCGACAGCCTCCAGGTCTACATCGAAGAATGTGAAGATGACGACGGCAACTTGGTTCTTTCCAAGGAAAAAGCCGACAAGATGAAGATCTGGGAAGAGCTCGAAAAGCTCTTCAATGAAGAAAAGAGCATTGACGGGAAAATCATTTCGCGGATCAAGGGCGGCATGATGGTCGATATCGGCGTCAAAGCGTTTTTGCCGGGCTCCCAGATCGACCTGCACCCCGTGCGCGATTTGGACGGTCTCGTCGGCAAGACCTTCCCGCTGAAGATCATCAAGATCAACCATCGGCGAGGCAATGTGGTGGTGTCTCGTCGTGTCCTTCTTGAGGAGACTCGCGATACGAAGCGGAAGACCACGCTTGCCAATCTCAAAGAAGGCCAGCTGATTCAGGGTATGGTCAAGAACATCACCGATTACGGGGCGTTTATCGACCTCGGCGGAATCGACGGCTTGCTCCATATCACGGATATGTCGTGGGGTCGTGTCGGCCATCCGTCGGAAATGTTCACCGTCGGCGATCGTGTGGAAGTCAACGTGTTGAAATACGATCGGGAGACCGGCCGTATCTCGCTCGGACTGAAGCAGAAGTCCGCCGATCCCTGGACCAATGTGGCCGGGAAGTATCCGATCGGCACGCGGGTGCGCGGGCGGGTAGTGAGCTTGACGGATTATGGAGCATTCATCGAGCTCGAGCCGGGCGTTGAAGGATTGGTCCATGTCTCGGAAATGTCCTGGACTCATGAAGTGCGTCATCCTTCGCGTGTCGTGACCGTGGGCGATCAGGTGGAAGCTGCCGTGTTGAACGTGGATCCCGCCAGCCGGAAGATTTCGCTGGGCATGAAGCAGACCGCGCCCAATCCCTGGGACATGATCGAGAGCAAGTATCCGATCGGGACGAAGATCGAAGGGAAAGTGAAGAGCTTGACCGATTTCGGGGCCTTCATTGGACTGGAAGAGGGCATCGATGGTTTGATTCACATCTCCGATATGTCGTGGACCAAGCACATCAAGCATCCGTCAGAGCTGTTCAAGAAGGCGCAGAAGGTCGACGCGGTCGTGTTGCGGATCGATAAAGAAAAGGAACGGCTGTCACTCGGGTTCAAGCAGCTCTCACGCGATCCGTGGGATGATGAAATCCCGGCGCGCTACCATGTCGGCGATTCGGTGACCGGGAAGGTCAGCAAGGTGGCCGACTTTGGAATCTTCATCGAGCTGGAAGGCGGCGTCGAAGGGTTGATTCACATCAGCGAAGCCGGACTGGACGGCGCGGCGAAGCTCGAAGAGAAGTTCAAGCTGTTAGATGACGTGGCCGCGAAGATTATCAAGGTCGATCGCGAGGAGCGGAAGATTGCGCTCAGCTTGCGCGAACATCAATCCGACTCCGATCGCCGACAGGTCGATGAATATCATTCAACGCAGGGCGCGCTCGATCAAAGCCTCGGACGAGCCGCGAAGCAGAGCCGTAAAAAGTCGCAGGCGGAAGACTAATGCGAGGCCAACGGTTGTCTGACACAAACATGAGTCATCATGGCTGACGACCAACCAACAGAACGCAGTCCCAAACGCTCTCTGCTGCGCAAGTTCCTTTGGGTCGTGGGGGGTGGTTTGGGGTTGCTGTTCCTGGTCAATGTATTGTTGCCCGATCTTGATCTCTCGGGCGAGGATCGCATTGCGCTGATCCGCATCGAGGGCGTCATTCTTGACGCCCAGGAAACGCTCGGCGAGCTGAAGAAATTCAGTGAGAATCCTTCCGTTAAGGCGATCGTGCTTCGAATCGATAGCCCGGGCGGAGGGGTGGTCCCCTCGCAGGAGATTTACGACGCGGTGCGCCGGGTGCGGACCAAGAGCAACAAAGCCGTGATTGCGTCGATGGGGAGCGTGGCGGCGTCGGGCGGCTACTATATTGCCGCCGCGACCGACCGTATCGTGGCGAACCCCGGAACCCTGACCGGAAGTATCGGGGTAATCATGGAGATGGCCAATGTCGAGGGCCTTCTCCAGAAGATCGGCGTCGAAGGCGTGGTTGTGAAAAGCGGGAAGTACAAAGACGTCGGCTCTCCGCTGAGAAAGATGAGCGAGGAAGAGCGGGGGTTGTTGCAAACTGTTATGGACGATGTCCATAAGCAGTTCATTGAAGCCGTCGCCGAAGGCCGCTCGCTCGAGGTGACCGAGGTTCAGGCGTTGGCCGATGGCCGGATTTTTACCGGGCGCCAGGCGAAAGCCGCGAAGCTGGTCGATGAGCTTGGTAACCTGGATGATGCGATTCAGTTGGCGGCCGATGTCGTGGGAATCGAAGGTGAGCCGAAGGTCATTGAGCAGCGCCGTCGGTTTTCGATTCGTGAGCTGCTGGAGTCGAAGCTCTCGTCGGTCTTGCCTAAATTCGATTTCCATTCAGGGGTGAATCTGAAATATCTCATGGCCTATTAATCGCGCGGCAATGGCGTGCAAGGGCACTTGTCCATCAACGGTGCGAAGGGAGGGCGGACATGACGAAAGCGCAGATCATCGAGCAGATGTCGGAGAAAGTCACCACGTTGACTAAGCGGCAGGCCGAAGTCGTCGTGAATACCATTTTTGATTGTATTCGAGACTCTCTGAAGAACGGGGATAAGACCGAGATCCGCGGGTTCGGAAGTTTTCGGTTGCGTGCGAGGCGGATGAAAGAAGGGCGCAATCCGAAGACCGGTGCGACTGTCGCGGTGCCGGCGAAACGCGTCCCGTTTTTTAAGGCCGGCAAAGAACTCAAAGAGTTACTGAACCAATAGCGAGCGAGAAGGAGCTCCCATGTCATCCTCAGATTCTCTTGAGTCTGCCGGCGCCGAGATTCGCTGGACCGATGGTGCGCTGAAGCGCATGGAACGTGCTCCGGTCTTCCTTCGCGGCATGGTCCGGCGATTGGCTGAAAAGAAAGCACGGGAACTCGGTTACGAGGAGATCGACGAAGTTAAGCTGGACCAGTTCAAGGGCCAGATGATGGGGTCGATGGGGGGCGCGACCGGTATGGCGTCGGCGGCGGAGGCCATGGAGAAAGGGCAGTTGCCCTGGACCGCTGCCGCCAAAGCACGGCTCGATGCCGTTCCCGAGTTCATGCGCGGGATGATCAAGCAGATTGCGGAAGAGATGGCTCGCGAAGGCGGGCATATGGAAGTCAATATCGATTTACTCGATCGGGTCGAATCGATGGCCGATGCCCGTGAGCGCGAGTTGCCCCCGTTGACATGGAGCGAGGGCGCGTTGGCGCTCCTGCAACAGAAGATCAAAGACTCGCCGCCGATCGCGCTGGAATTTGTCAGTGACATGATCCGACACGACACGGAAGAGGTGGCCAGGGAAAAAGGGTTCACGACCATCGATGAGACAAATGTCGTGCAATTGTGGGAGGCGCCTCAGCAGAAAGTGGCCTGGTCAGATGAGGCGTGGAAGCGACTCCAGACCTCGCCTGATTTCGTCAGGAGCGGTATCCGAAAGGCGGCGGAACGGCGTGCGAGGAAGCTGGGCTTGTCTGAGATCGACTCGGACTCCCTGACGACGTTTCGCAATCAGGCGATGATGAAAGCGGTGAAACGCATTCGATCGTTCGGCTACAACGAGCTGACGTTTGACGCGTTTGATACGGCGCTAACCAAGACGAAGCGGCTTCAGGGGAACGATCAAGCTGAAAAGCGTTTGCAGGAAATCCGTGGGCATTTCTCCGATCCCAACGCGAAAAAGCCCGAGGGGGGGACGCTTGGGGCCGATCTTATGGGTCGATTCCGCAGGTATCTCAAGGGCGAAGGGGCGCTCTAACGCGCCATGCAGCTTTCGTCAACCTTCAGCGCACCCCTCTGTGCCGGGCATACGCAAACATCAACCCCGATCGTTGTGTCAGAGGTTACGGCACTGTGGCAGATAGATGAGGGTCCCCGGAATCGCTCACGCGATTCCGGGAGCACAGTCTCGAGGCTAGATCGCGCCGACCGCTTGCGGCCAGAATTTGTGACGGATCTGCGGAAGCGGTTCGTTGTCGAAATTCGGGATATCGTATAGGCACCGATCGATCGTAGCCACTTCATCTTCTGTCAAATCGAGCGTGACCTTCTTCTTCCAGAACTGATCCAGGGTGAAGTAGTCCGCCGATTGCGGCTTCTCCGCCAGTAACGTCTTCATCTTCTGGAAGCCCTCGGTATCGACCCCACCGATGCGGCCTTTGTTTCGGTCGTGACACCAGCTCAGGACCTCCGCGATCCCGTACATGGTGATGTCCACTTTCACATGTTTGCTCATTGCGTCCTCCTCAAAGTGAGCCTCATTCTAGCGCAAGTCTCGTGACATCAACAAGGCTGATTCTTACCCCAAAAGAAGAAATCATGTTGATTGCATGGTGAAACACGCCCTCTGTATACTCCGGCGGGACCACGCGTTCGTTGCATAGGGCAATAGGGCGTGAATCAATAGGCCGATAGGCCTATTCTTGCGAAGAGGGAAGTTGTGAAGCTTGTCTCGCCTCGTCCCGCTCATCGAGCGGTTGACGCGATGAAAA
The sequence above is drawn from the Nitrospira sp. genome and encodes:
- a CDS encoding HU family DNA-binding protein, producing MTKAQIIEQMSEKVTTLTKRQAEVVVNTIFDCIRDSLKNGDKTEIRGFGSFRLRARRMKEGRNPKTGATVAVPAKRVPFFKAGKELKELLNQ
- a CDS encoding PCP reductase family protein — protein: MSSSDSLESAGAEIRWTDGALKRMERAPVFLRGMVRRLAEKKARELGYEEIDEVKLDQFKGQMMGSMGGATGMASAAEAMEKGQLPWTAAAKARLDAVPEFMRGMIKQIAEEMAREGGHMEVNIDLLDRVESMADARERELPPLTWSEGALALLQQKIKDSPPIALEFVSDMIRHDTEEVAREKGFTTIDETNVVQLWEAPQQKVAWSDEAWKRLQTSPDFVRSGIRKAAERRARKLGLSEIDSDSLTTFRNQAMMKAVKRIRSFGYNELTFDAFDTALTKTKRLQGNDQAEKRLQEIRGHFSDPNAKKPEGGTLGADLMGRFRRYLKGEGAL
- the cmk gene encoding (d)CMP kinase, which codes for MIIAIDGPAGVGKSTVARQLASRLGYLYLDTGALYRAVAWKTLRSGIDPSHQEQVTALLPSLSIQMLFQNGAMLVLVNDVDVTNELRTPDVTAAASIVSAIPAVREWLLPVQRQIGQRGSVVAEGRDIGTKVFPSAPVKFFLEADATVRAERRHRELVAAGHGGPMEKTYQDLSGRDERDRTRAVAPLVPAADARLIDTSSLRIEDVVEQMLAVVAAIS
- a CDS encoding 30S ribosomal protein S1, whose product is MSTASTGNEPKLDRAALAALYEETFRNLEEGTITEGRVVALTKDKVVVDIGYKSEGMIPSDQFSPDDLQALKVGDSLQVYIEECEDDDGNLVLSKEKADKMKIWEELEKLFNEEKSIDGKIISRIKGGMMVDIGVKAFLPGSQIDLHPVRDLDGLVGKTFPLKIIKINHRRGNVVVSRRVLLEETRDTKRKTTLANLKEGQLIQGMVKNITDYGAFIDLGGIDGLLHITDMSWGRVGHPSEMFTVGDRVEVNVLKYDRETGRISLGLKQKSADPWTNVAGKYPIGTRVRGRVVSLTDYGAFIELEPGVEGLVHVSEMSWTHEVRHPSRVVTVGDQVEAAVLNVDPASRKISLGMKQTAPNPWDMIESKYPIGTKIEGKVKSLTDFGAFIGLEEGIDGLIHISDMSWTKHIKHPSELFKKAQKVDAVVLRIDKEKERLSLGFKQLSRDPWDDEIPARYHVGDSVTGKVSKVADFGIFIELEGGVEGLIHISEAGLDGAAKLEEKFKLLDDVAAKIIKVDREERKIALSLREHQSDSDRRQVDEYHSTQGALDQSLGRAAKQSRKKSQAED
- a CDS encoding lysophospholipid acyltransferase family protein — its product is MSGLVYGILWVLVRVSAAVLFRYKVEGTLPRTGGILIAANHASYVDIPLLGCGMKRRAWYLGRNDLFPVPVLNGILQRLGWIPLRPGRLDREAFGKAISLIQAGKVVVIFPEGGRSHDGHLRQPKSGIGVIVSQTGCPVVPAYLKGTFDVLPTGARWPRFRQVTVKLGDPLTFESGHPKEHDKGDAKRFYQQVSRTVITHIAALGNVPPPMVGHEGGRVSPEPPTTGARNAE
- the sppA gene encoding signal peptide peptidase SppA, producing MADDQPTERSPKRSLLRKFLWVVGGGLGLLFLVNVLLPDLDLSGEDRIALIRIEGVILDAQETLGELKKFSENPSVKAIVLRIDSPGGGVVPSQEIYDAVRRVRTKSNKAVIASMGSVAASGGYYIAAATDRIVANPGTLTGSIGVIMEMANVEGLLQKIGVEGVVVKSGKYKDVGSPLRKMSEEERGLLQTVMDDVHKQFIEAVAEGRSLEVTEVQALADGRIFTGRQAKAAKLVDELGNLDDAIQLAADVVGIEGEPKVIEQRRRFSIRELLESKLSSVLPKFDFHSGVNLKYLMAY